GAACCCATTTACTGTTTCTGCTTCCagtttgaagagaaatttatagAATCTGCAGAAGATTTGGACAAGTTAAGAAATGGTAAGATCAATCTCTAAGTAATTCTGATGAGGGTATCTAGTAGAAGGTACAGAGGAACATTGAGCAGCTGGGAATgcctgtgtgtggggggggtgatATTTGGTCATGGTGGAGAGGGAGAAAGTGGTTAAAATGGAAGGGATGTGGCTCCTTGATCAGGTCTGGCAACTCTCTCCAAGCTAAAAGGACCAGACGTCTCAGAGTATTTGTTAATGATATCCTGCCCCCGGGGAAAgccctttctttgttttcatgcTTGGGGCACcgtcagtgagctgtgattatcaGCACAGGATCCCATACAGCCCTCCCCATCCAAGCACACGCAAGAACAGGCGCTAGATGAAAGGAGGAGAAATCGATGTGGCCACTGCCTTGAGGTTTTTCTTTCATtgtggggggggcgggggtgtGTGACAAAGTAACACTGCAGCACCATTGCAGGCTTTGAAGAGCAGAAAAAGGGACTCTTACATTAAAAACCTCTCAGAACCCGCCTTAAATGTCACAAACACAATGAGACTTACCCTGCGAACTTCCCATTTTAAATGGCACCCTGTTGCCAGTCCTATTGTAACTTGTCCCAACCTCTTCCTAAAATATCCATGAAGATAAATcaacacaaaaaatacaacagtCCTACTATGTATCTGgaggggaaataaaaacaaaaatgaagtaacaggacaaaaagtaaaaggaagctgcttaagaaaaagaagaactacaggaaactttttaaaaatgttgtttgggccaggtgtggtggctcacacctgtaatcccagctctttgggaggctgaggtgggtggatcatttgaggtcaggagttcgagaccagtttggccaacatgatgagatcacatctctactaaaaatacaaaaattagccgggtatgttggcgcacgcctgtaatcccagctactcaggaggctgaggcaggagaattgcttgaacccaggaggcggagattacagtgagccgagatcatctcactgctctccagcctgggcgacagagtgagactctgtctcaaaaaacaaaacaaggaaaaaagttGTTTCAAGTGAAATCTTACCaggcaataatttctttttaatttcacaaaTTTAGTCATTTCCATAACCATTTTTTTCATCCTGAAAGGGTGGGTTTCATAGACATTTCatgctccttttttttccttctttctaagaTGGGAGTTTGCTGTTCCAGCAAGTACCAATGGTTGAGATTGATGGGATGAAGCTGGTGCAGACCAGAGCCATTCTTAACTACATTGCCAGCAAATACAACCTTTATGGGAAAGACATGAAGGAGAGAGCCCTGTACGGTATATTTTCTGTTCTTCCATCCACAGAGAACACAGAGTGATTTAGGTCCTTCCTTGAGTGAGTGGGACCATGGCAGGGCATCATGACCAGCAGCAGGCTGGGTCTTGGGCGTGTACGCTGAGGTCCAGTATTGCAAAGTCCCATGGAGATGAAGGAACAGTGAACATGGGGAGGGTTCAGGCGAGGGTGATTCTAGAAGAGGATGCAGTCCATGGATCCTGCAACCTGACAGAGGTTTCCAAACACTCATAAACCCTATGAACTGAGGACGATGGGGAATCATGATTCAGGTACTCAGAGCTTCAGAGGCTAGACTCCAGCCAACAGCGTAGGGCAAGGTGTAGAATGTCTGAGAGTCTGTAGATGAAGGCCTGGGGAGGGAAGGCTGCAAATAAGCTGAATCTCAGGTCTCAGTAATTCCAAGAATCATGACCAGGAACCTAAATTACCAACCAATTATACGGACTAGAACACTTGAGCAGGGCTGGTAGAGGCTGGTGCCCAGGATGCTGGGGTTACCTTGACACATGGATAGAAGGCTGAAACAGCCAGATTGATTCAATACCAACAAAGCCCTGGGATCTCCTCTCTGTTATGATGAGACCACATAATTCCAAATAAATCCTGAATGGAACTGTTGGCAGCTCCACAAAAACTTTAACATAGTATTACCAGTGACCCAGCAGTTGCTCTAGTAGGCATATCCCCAAACAATCAAAAATACATCCACACTAAATCTTTTACATAAATGAACAATGCAAATAACAGTATTCATAGTattcaaaaagtggaaacaatccaaatatccatcaatcaatcaatggaGGAGAAAAAATACCTTAGCCATGCAATGGAAAGTTATTTggtcatgaaaaggaatgaagtaccaaTGCATGCTACAAGATGGTTAAACCATAAAGACATGTTACATAAAAGAAATGAGACACAGAAGGCCACGTGTTATAAGATTCtttttgtatgaaatgtccagataTTCAAATCCATAGAGgtagaaagcagattagtggttgcctggaggTAAAGGAGTGGGGCTTGGAGATAAATGAAGAATACCACTAATGGTACAGATGTCCTTATCAGGGTGATAAGAATAATTCTGGAATTAGACTGTAATGATTATTACAGAATTCTGTGAATCCACCAAAAACCACTCAATAGTGTAATTTAACAGGTTGCAATTACAGTATGTGAACATACGTCAATAAAGgtcttgttttaaaaagtattgtgaAACTCTAGTTtgacacaaaagaagaaaagtttgcaCTGGTTGTAACTATACAGAGAATTTCACCAGGGAAGGGGATTCTTAGGTGGGGTCTCAGGAAAGGCACACATGGCTAGAGTTAGGCAACAGCACATGGAGAGGGCTGTGGAAACGTGTTTCATGGGTGTAATTGGAAGAACAGCTAATATGGGGCACAGGAGCCCTGGGAGCTGAAAAATGATGAGAGAGGACAAGAAATATGGCTGAGATGGCTGTGCCACGGATTCTTTTAGGATTACTTAGGGGGCAGGTCTTTGGCCATTTGACTCACACTAAGTTCATGCACAGAACAAGCCACAATTGAGATGATAAATCTTGGCACAGCATCAGTGGTTACTGGCAGTGATTCCACCAATTTCTCTCATGACTATGACTACCAATGCTCTTTTTCCTGTATTAGGTCATGTGTGTACCAAAATTTAGAGATGTATCTACCTTGATAGGTTGTTTTAAGAAACAAATGTTAATATACCTGTAAAAATCAGAACATAATGACTAGAGTATAAAAGGCGCTAACTGCAGGTGAATTACTTTGCCACCATCTGACCGTCTATTCTCTTAGGTTTTTATAAGCCGATAAAATCTAAGGCAAAAGGCATTTGAtggtttggttgtttttgtctttcaggATTGATATGTACACAGAAGGTATAGTAGATTTGACTGAAATGATCCTTCCTGTGTTCATATGTCAACCTGAGGAAAGAGATGCCAAGACTGCCTtggtcaaagagaaaataaaaaatcgcTATTTCCCTGCCTTTGAAAAAGTAAGTGAAGCTGTTCAGTGTTTAGGAGAACTGAGTTTAGACACCAGTAGAACAATAGTGGCTGGGAATTCCTGGGGCCACTGACCTTTGCTTTCAGTGAGACTTCCTGAACACCAAGGCAGCACTCTGACTCTCAAGGCATCTTATGCAAATAGACTTGGAGGAACAATTGTACCACTTATACCCAAGCTATGATTTtacagtaaaattttaatttacataccCCAGCATTAAATTCTCTGTTCAACAAAATTTCATATTCATAAGTAGAACGTGGGCTGTGGAAGGCTCTGGACCACACTGGAGGTTGCTGTTGAGTCTATGGAACCCATGGACTTTTATTGAAGATGAATATGATGAAAGTGATCCATCAGAAAATATTCTAGCACCCTGTGTAGGAAGACAGGAAACCAATTGCCCAACCAGAGAATATTGCAGTGTTTCAGggatcagtattttttaaaaggagagtgATTGTGGGATGCAGAGGAAGATTctgtaaaatgcattttatagtaagttgcagacatcagtGCAGTTCACCTCTAAACGCTTCAGCTTGCAAATTATAACAGAGTGCCGGTTAGGAACCAGAGTCGATGCTATAAGAAATATGATGAATTCAGGTTCACCCAGGTTTACTTCAGAACCCAGGGAGATAGAGCAGGGAATGAGGAGAGCAGAGAAGGAGAAATGAGGACTCTGAAATAGTCTCCTTCTGCGGGAAGAGTGTTGTCATGAAGGTGGAGTCACTGCCCAAGGGAGATTGGAGAAGGAAGGAGCAGAATGTAGAGCCATGTCCTGAATGTGAGGGCTCCACGCTGTAGGACCTGGGGCAGACAGAACATGTGGCAGCAGGTGCTAAGCCCCTGGCCCATGTGGAAGAAGCAAGCTGCGTGGGTCGTGTAGACGCCACAGTGATGTggatgagaagagaaaatggtAGCCTGGGCTCCAACCAAGCAGTGAGTAGAGTTATAGTTCTTACTCTCTCATTCATTCAGATAATGTGGAGAAAGCTCTGGATTTCTGCACCCATGCAGTAAGGCAACAGAGGTGGGGAAAGTCAGGGTGGAGAGGCTCTGAAAGAAGCAGGGGTCCCAGCCTGGGTGGGCATGTGTTCCTGATCTCATTCCTCCCATTCTCCAGGTCTTAAAGAGCCACGGACAAGACTACCTTGTTGGCAACAAGCTGAGCCGGGCTGACATTCACCTGGTGGAACTTCTCTACTACGTGGAAGAGCTTGACTCCAGCCTTATCTCCAGCTTCCCTCTGCTGAAGGTGACCCATTTCACAGCCCTCAGAGAGGCAGCCCCACATCTCTTATATTGGGATCTCATATCTGGGCCCTGGGACTGACCATGTTTTGACCCCACCCTTCTCCAGCTCTTCAGTGCCCCCAAGGTCTCCAACATCAGCTTCCAGGCTCCAATTTTGaggaatgaaaacatttttgttctGGAAAGGAAATTTGTGGTGCATGCTACCCCATGAAGAGTATTTTGCCTTTTATCATGGAAAGGACCCAGGGCCCAGCATCTCTCCCCATCCCTCTATTTCAATGtggtttctgttcctgagttCTCTGTGATGTCCTTTATCCCACATGTGCCCTCGTCCTCCCACACTGAGTCGGTCTGAGCAGAGCCCTTTCCATCTGGTTTCCTCCCTGGGCTCTGGCTCCTTTTGTCAGACATTGTGTTCCTCTCTGCCCAGCTCACCAGCACTCTGCCCCCGACACTGTCTCTCACTGAGAAAAGGTGGTCCCATGGTTTGTGTTTAATGTTTTCGataacattttcctttccaaCCCATTTCCCCATAGTTTTACTTCTGCTTAGAGACTGATCTATGTTAGCATCTCACAGGCACATTGATTTTTCTTGTCTTATACATGAGCCACAAATCTACAGGATTAATATGTAAGAAGAAAGATAGGGATGACTGAACTGATTAAAACTTCAAGACATCTTTGGGGAAAATAAAGTGAGCTACATGTTATTCCTCTTATCTTCATTTCTCACTGGGTGTCTGTTTCTGCCTCCATGCTGGTACTCACGGAGGGGACTCGCTTGGTCTTTGGCAGGAGGGGCTCAGATTCCCTGGGTTGTCTTAAGGGTGGTGGCAGGCCTTGGCTTCACTCTTTGAGGCTGTGCTTTGTGGATTACAGGCCCTGAAAACCAGAATCAGCAACCTGCCCACGGTGAAGAAGTTTCTGCAGCCTGGCAGCCAGAGAAAGCCTCCCATGGATGTGAAATCTTTAGAAGCAGCAAGGAAGATTTTCAAGTTTTAATAAAGCAGCCATGGAGGCCAAGAACATGCCAGACCAATATTCTAAAGTTTGCAACAATGAAGTGCTTTACCTAAGTGTGGATTGTGCCTCTTGTAAAGCTAATAAACTCTTTCCAATTACATGctaatcaaataataaataactcttatttgtTGACTTAGCTAAAATTGATTTGTTTTCATTAGGATCTGATATGAATTTAGATTTCCAATCTCCTCCTAACCTGCCACTTTCTTGGAATTAAAAATTtggtaaaaaagaagaaactatagATTATGTGGTTTGTTTGACTTTTCCAAGAATTGCCCTGTAACATTTGTCATACAATCTATTAAAATGTCAATGTAGAAATGCACTTCTGACATTTTCAGGTATGCACAGGAGAAGAGTTACCATCCTGGGTAATGGCATaaagacattttcttcttttcctgaacagtcattttatttctgataaaagCATTCTTTCTGATGCATTTGCAAAACAACGATTCTGTCTGCTGTGGATTCCTCAGTTTTCTAGGAGGTGAGGAAATATTGAAGAGCAAACAGACCCACCCTCTGCTCTCAGACCACCCTGTTGTCCCTTACAGTGCTTGTGCTCCTGGCTCATCCTCACTCTGCTCCGTAAGGCTCTGTGGGGGCCACCGTCCTGAACattccctcagtttcctcagtgtCGCTCAGGCCTGGGCTGCCAAGATACAGACGGTATATGTGAATTACATATAAGTAACTACTGTATGCAAAATCATTTTTCCACGGTGTGGCATTGTGCCAGAGTGCTTAGATGAGCAGTGCTTTCTAGCTCCACCCACATACTGGTCTTATAATGTTAATCTCCCCTAGGACACCTGGGCTTCTGCAATTTGAGCTCCCCTGTTAGAATGAGCTTCCCCACAGTTGGCAGAGGTGGTTGAGGGAGCAGACAGACACAGGCTTCCTACCTGCAGCTTCACTTTGCTCTAGTCTCTTCTCCACTTACAACCAGCGTagcttttctaaaatacaaattggaaaaaaaaatcacggaATTTTGCAGTGAGTCCTGACTGCATATAGAAGGCATCCTCACACCCGTCCTCACTCCTTGATCTCCAGCCCAATCCACCCTCTGAGCATGGTGGGGCCTCTTGCCTTCCTCCCTGGGTGCATTTGCTAGCCCTGCCTGGCAAGCTCCTTCCGAGTGGACACACTTAACACTACGTCATGGCTTCCCAGGAGCGCTGGGCTGTCCTCTGCCCTCCACAGAGCCCCAGTGAGCCTCTAATAACACCTGAGGGCCACTGTGTCTGTTCCTGTGTACTGTGAGCTCGTGGTGTGGGGCTTGGCCTGCTGGGTCCCCAGTGCTTCATCACCAAGGGACAATGACATCTGCACAGACCCATGCACAGCTCTATGCACCTCCAGAACCTGGGTATATGAGACTAGGTTTTGAGAACTCACAAATCCCCACACACTCTACCTGACTGTCTCTATTCTTTCATTAGTTTCTAAAAAAATGGACTCATATCCCTCAAATGCTTTGTAAGGACCTTGCTTGGATGCTgaccaaaataaacaaactgcTAAGAAATTTTTATGGGACACGTGAACCAGAATGCTGAAGCTTTGATGAAATTAGGGAATTATAGAATTTTAATATGATAAGAGATTATCATATTAAACACAATCATAGTGGGATTATGTTTAGGAAAGCAGTTCTTCCTTGCTAGAGATGAATACTAGTATTTGCAGACGAAATGATATGCTGTCTGGGATTTGCTTGAAAAGAATCCCCTGGTAGTGGAGGGAGTTTGTATCGTTTTCTTGTGGCTTTTCTCACAGATTCCCTACAaactacaaactgggtggcttgaaacatcagaaatgcattttcttacaattctgaaggccagaagtctgaagtcaGGGTGCGAGTAGGGCCAGATTCCCCTGGAAGttctagggaagaatccttccctgcctcctaTAGCTTCTGGGGGCTCTTGGCATTTCTGGACTTTCATGGATCATGGCCACATCACTCTACTTTCTGCCTGGGGCTTCCAGCACCTCACCCTCTGCGTATCTGTGTCTTCTGTTCTCTGTGTTGcaggtgagaggtgacaacgtgctagcagccctcgcttgctctcggcgcctcttCGGCCTCGGCGTccactctggccacgcttgaggagctcttcagcctgctgctgcactgtgggagcccctcccTGGGCTGGCCAAGGTCGGAGCCGTCTCCCTCTGCTtgaggggaggtgtggagggggaGGTGCAGGTGGAAACCAGGGCTGCACGCAGCACGCTCGCGGGCCAGCCCGAGTTGCAGGTGGGGGCGGGCTCAGCAGACCCCACACTCAGAGTGGCCgcctggccctgggcagtgaggggcatagcacccgggccagcagctgcagagggtgcacCAGGTCCCCCTACAGTGCTGGCCCGCCCATGCCACGCtcaatttctcaccaggcctcagCCACCTAGCCGCAGGGCAGTGctccggacctgcagcccgccatgcctgaatccccctccaccccccgcccccccacccgtGGGCTCCCACCCCACTGGAGCCTCCCCGATgggcaccgccccctgctccgtGGC
The sequence above is drawn from the Nomascus leucogenys isolate Asia chromosome 22a, Asia_NLE_v1, whole genome shotgun sequence genome and encodes:
- the LOC100584083 gene encoding glutathione S-transferase A5, giving the protein MAEKPKLHYSNARGRMECIRWLLAAAGVEFEEKFIESAEDLDKLRNDGSLLFQQVPMVEIDGMKLVQTRAILNYIASKYNLYGKDMKERALIDMYTEGIVDLTEMILPVFICQPEERDAKTALVKEKIKNRYFPAFEKVLKSHGQDYLVGNKLSRADIHLVELLYYVEELDSSLISSFPLLKALKTRISNLPTVKKFLQPGSQRKPPMDVKSLEAARKIFKF